The DNA window TGCTCGACTGCTCGGTACACGGGGGAGAGGCCGAGTTCATCTCCAAGGTCCAGACCAATGCCGGACGGGCAAAACGGAAGAGCCGGGGAACTGCCGGTATCGATATCATGGCAGGGTTAAACCTGCTTAAAAAGGGGGATTACCTGAATGCGGCGCCATACCTGCGAAAGTATGCCACCCTGGACGCAATGATCGGGATTGCGGCAGCGTACTGTTCCTATATGCTTGCACGGCAGAACCAGGACCCGTCTCTGGACGGAACGTTTAAGCCCGACGATATCCGTGAACTGGAGGCCCGTGAACAGATGATTGAACTGGCCCGATTGAAGGTGCCGATTCGTGGGATCTATCACCCTGACACCATCGATACCACCTGGATGGACCGTGCTTTCTGGACGATGATCCAGATCTCGCTGGACTGGTTCCCGGACGAGCAGTGGTTCCTCAAACTTGGCATCATGAAAGCAAAGGCAGACGGAAACACAGCGAAGCGGGCGATGCTTCTCTCCATCAGTGTTGAGCGGTTCTATGATAGCATGTTCTTCCTCCGTGAACTCTACTACTTCCGGCTCGAACAGCGGGATGCCGGCGGGGCTGCAGGGGTCGTCAAACAGATGATGCAGCAGCGGCCGCCAGATGACCTGGAACCTGTCTACTATGGATTAAAACTCTCGCTGTTGACGACAAGAAGAATCACCTACTACAGTTTCCGACGACAGGCCAGGACGCACGCGATGCCGAATCAGGTGATCAGCATGCTCGATTGTGTCTTTGAACTGATGAGCGGCAAACAGTACGAAGCGCTATTGAACCTCAAAGAGATCAAAAAAAGTTTTCCTGAATTGTTCTTCTTCACAACCGCGATCGAATATATCGCCCACGACTTTACCGACTCTGATAATACCAGAGTGAAGCGGGCCAAGAAGGCCCTGACCGATGCAGTCGACCAGTACTGTCGTTCAGTCCTGAAGATCCCGCTCTAGGCTCTCGTCGGTCTTATCAGAGTCCTTCTCTTCGACTTCCCAGTAGAACGGTTTCGAATACTCCAGAGTGGTCTCCTCCGGAGTGCTGCTCTCCAAAATCATGGCTGATCGTGCCAGGTGCTGCGCCGGGTAGCCGCTCTGGTATGCGAGCAGCGCTGTGAGTACCTCGTCGACACCCTCGCTGGACTTGGTCGACATCAGCATATATCCCTCTTTCTTGACCAGGTCGGACTTGTTGATCACTGTTACCATCGGAACCGAGACCATCTCTTCGACCTCTGCTCTGAGCTGTTCCTGCTCTTCGAACTGGTACCCGCAGTGCTCACTGGCATCGATGATGAAGAGGATCGCATCGGCGATGTTCATCAGTGCACAGAGGGCTTGCTTCTCGATGGGGTTCCGCTCATCAGCAGGACGATCCAGGATACCAGGGGTATCGACGAACTGGACCCTACCAGCCGGCTCATTCCGGTGACCGAGGATCACCCCTTTGGTGGTGAACGGATAGGCCGCCACTTCAGGGGTCGCCGTCGAGACGAGCTGGATGAACGAGGACTTCCCTACATTTGGATACCCAGCCACGACGACTGTATACTCGTCGCTGACATGAGGTAGTTTTCTGAGGACATTTCTGACCTGGTTTAAGAATCTGAGCTCGCCATCCACCTGATGGACGATCGAGGCGATCCTGGCCACTCCCTGCTTCCGAACCGCGATCTTATCATCAGACCTGCGCATCTTTGCCGAGAGCTGGTAACCCTTCTCGCGCGTGTTCTTGGCTGCCCAGCCTACTGCACCAAGGGCCTTCTTCAGCCGCTCGACCCCGTACAGGATGTCGACCATCTGGAAATAGAACGGCGGTAATTCCTCCATTTCAGGGAATTTCTGGATGATGGAGACCAGTTTGTCATGGACTGAGGCCGTGACTGACATCAGAAATTCATTATTGGCGCGGTCTTTGTTCCGCTTCTCCTTCATCTTCGCTGCCGCTCGCCGAAACGACCGATCAAGGATCTCATCGGCGGTCGGTATCGTCGGCATCTTCTCAAATTCCATAGCAGTTCACCCCAGAGGACACTCTGCTATCAATATGCTGTCTGAATATAAATGAAAGATGTACAGGGCACTCTTAACTACAAAATAAAAAAGAATAGTGCCTGAAAAAGCAGGGTTTATGCCTGCTCAGGGGCAGGTTCCTGCTCTATGGCAGGTGCTGCCTCTTCTGGAACTGCCTCTTCTGGTGTTGCTTCCGGACGCTTGACGGACTCGATGAGTTTGATCTCCTTGATATCAGCGACGATCTCGAAGATATCATGGACAATCGTTCCTCTCCAGAGGAGCCACCGGCGGTCGTAGGTGATCGCTGGTGGAAGCGATATAGTCAGGACACCATCCTCGAGGACGACATCCATGGACTTACCGGCGTACAGCTGGATCAACCCTCTGATCTTCTCGATCGGGTCCTCGACGAGCCCTTCGATGGTGTAGTGGTACTGCAGGGTCTGTCCTGCGAGGTTGTGGTTGTAGTCGATGACGGCACGGCCGCCGATGATGTCGCGGACGACACCTTCACGGTTCTCGATCTGGACCCGGGCACCGACCTGCGGTTTGTTCTTGAACTTCTTGACCGGGATCGCCTCGACCTGGTTTCTGTCGTAAGGGCCGAAACCCTTCTCCGGCGGAACTTCGACATCTCCTTCATCGCTGGCTTCCTTGCCGATCAGAGCCTCATCGAGCCCTGCGATCACATGGCCGCGACCGAGCTGGATCACGATTGGTCCGTACTCTGCAGACGGGTTGTCGATCCCCGCCTCCTTCGCCTTCTCTTCTACGGTGGTGTCAAATACGATCCCGTCCACCGTGCCGGTATAGTTAAGTCTGATAAATTCCCCTGTGTTCAGTGCCATCTTATTCACCTTGACTATATTAAATCTCAACGAATATAGATAAAGTAGTGAGATCAGATGATTGAATTTGAATTGAAGGTGATGGTGCCTGCCCTTGGGCCGATCAGAGATCGGCTAGTCATTCTGAAGGCCACGGCGGACGGGGTTCGACATGAGCATGACATCTACTACAACTCCCCAGTCCGGGACTTCGGTACGACCGATGAGGCGTTACGGGTCAGGTATGCAGAGGACGGCGCGATGGTCACGTATAAAGGGGCGAAGTTGGCCGGCCAGAAACTGAAGGCACGTGAGGAGTTGAACATGCGCGTCGCTTCTGGTGAGACCTGTGAGTCGATCTTTGAGCGGCTCGGGTTTACAAAGACCGCTGAGGTCGACAAGAGGCGCGAACTGTACACCTATAAGGAAGCCAGCATCGCACTGGACGAGGTTCAGCGGCTTGGAACATATATCGAGATCGAGATCATGGCCGAGAAAGAAGGTGGGGACGCCGTCGCCCGGATCGATGCAATACAGCAAGAACTCGGGATCGTCGGTGATCCGATCACATCCTCATACCTGGAACTGTTGATGGCCCAGCAGTGACGTGGGATGAATATTTTTTTAGTGACGTTCGCGCGTCTGATGAAATTTTCATAGAGCAGGGCTTTTTCGTAAGAGGAGTCGACATTTCTCTTCAAAACAGGTGAGTGAGGTGGCTGTGATCGCAGATTCGACCAGACGCAATCTCCACCAGAGCCAGTATCTTCGGGGCGGGCCCCTTTTCAGGTCAGGGAGTCCGGCCATTCCTCCTCTACTGAGATCTGATCATAGATACTAAAAAAGGAAGATATGTCAGAGAATTGAGCAGATATAATCAATACAGCCCGTATATTTTCTTTTTTTTTCAATCCAAACTGGGATCGATTAATAAATAACAAATAGTCTGTTATACAAACATAAAAGCAAGTTATTTATTATAAAATGTCATATGTAGATAACATAATGTCTGCAGTTGCACACTCAACCCCAAGGAGGGAGTCAGAGGAGATGGCCATGAAGGTCTCCAGGATGTATTTTGGAGCCCTGACTGAATCAGCCCCATGGCACTGTATCTGGGAGAGACAGGTGCAGGCACTAAAGTTGACCGGGACCAAGGGAGTGAACCATGGGTCTGGTTGACACAAGGATGGTGCTTCCCGGCTCATAGGAAAATGAGAGAATGTGAGAATACTTTGTTGAAGATCTGTGGTAAGGTCGGAGATGAACCAAGATGAAAATTCAGGAGAGGAGACTTTGAAAAATTATACCATGATCATACTGATATCTGCAGTATTAATTATAGGAATGTTGACTGCAGGATGTACCCAGCAAGCGAGTAGCAGTTCGTTGTCATCAGCGTCGAATGGAGATCAAAACACCGTTGTTCAGACAGGTTCACAGCCGTCCGGAACCGCTGACCAGGCCACGAACGGAACAGCACCGTCTGGTACACCACCTGCGGAAATGCAGGGGAATGGAACATGGCATGGTAATGGTACACCGCCTGCAGGAATACAGGGGAATGGAACATGGCATGGTAATGGTACACCGCCTGCAGGAATGCAAGGGAACGGAACAAGGCATGGTAATGGTACATCGCCTGCAGGAATACAAGGGGATGGAACAGCCCCGTCTGGTACACCACCTGCAGCAGGTCAGTGAACCACTTCACCTATCTGAACGTACACTCCCGGGTTCCGTGCGACGTCAGACACCTTCAACGTCGATGGAACCGATTCGGCTGGGATAGCGGTTGGACTTGAATCCAATTGAGATCTCCCATTTTTCTATCGATCTTATCTTATGCTCCGGGCACCAAGTGGTGAACTCAATAGGTTTCTTGCGCTGGTGACCAGCCCAGTTCTGATAAACTATAGCGATAAGAACGATACTCGTCATGAAAGGGATTCATACAGGGCTGCGACACCCAGAAGCGTCTGGTATCCCCGATCGGTGATGATATAGTCGCCACGTTCATGCCGCTGAAGTATCATTCCACTATCGGTCAATTTCCTGATGTGGAAGAGGAGATTTCCGGCTTTGAGGCCGGTGAGGCGTGAGAGGTCTGAGAAGGATCTGGTGCCGGTGCCAAGCGACTTGAGCATCTGGAATCGCTGCACGTTTCCAATCGGCTCGAAGATCTCCCGGACGACAACTTCCTCGGGTATGTCGGTCACTGTTCTCGCATTCGTCTTCTCCTGCCGGAGGATCCCAAGGGAGCGCATCAGGTCGAGTTGTTTATCAAAGAGTGCAGCCATATCTCCGATACAGGTGGGACACCCGGTGAACTTTCCTCTGCTCTGCAGTTCGTCGATCTTCTGCCGATAAGAGATCACCATCTCCTGCGTGATCTCTCCAGTCCTGATGTGCTCTGCGGTGGTCGAGAGGAACTCGATGAAATGAGTGAAGCACTGGTCATGCATCGGACAATCGTGCACCATCCGTTCACACAGGTCGTGCCGCGCGTCATCGATCTGATGGTCGATGAAGAGGTCTGCATATCGGCTCTGCAAATCTCTGATGATCGTATCGAGATGCTGCTGATTGGAGCGCTCGGCAAAACGGTGAAACTCGCTTCTAAATATGGAGAGTTCCTCTTTCAGGTCCTGTAGTTCTGAATTGGATGACGTGCTCAAGAGTATCGATCGCTCCTTCTCGGTGTTGCGATTGTTCTGCTTTGGTCAGCAAACTGGAGCGCAGACCCGGATAGTATAGTTTACTGACACACAGGTATATAATAACTGAGTTCCATGATCTGGTGAGGTATTGAAGAATGGTAAACCTGACACCTGAAATGAAGGACGCGCTATCGAAGATGAAGATCTCCCCGGTTGCAACAGCAGCACTGGACGGGACTCCAAACGTGGTACCGATCGGCTTCTGTCAACTGGTCAGTGACGACACGATCTGGATCGTCGACAACTTCATGAACAAGACACTGGCCAACCTCAAAGAGAATCCGAAGCTCGCTGTCTATGTATGGGGACCTGAGATCAAGGGGTGTTTCCAGATCAAGGGCACCGCAGAGATCATCACCAGCGGGAAAACCTTTGAGGACATGAAGATGATGGTCAATGAGAAGAAGCCAGGGCTGCCCGCCCGTTCACTGATCGTGATGACGATCACGGATGTCTTTGAATGTATGCCCGGCCCTGCAGCCGGCCAGAAGCTGCTCTGAGAACATCTCCTTTTTTGTAATAGATCTTCGAGAATTGTAAAGATTAGCCAGGTCAATTCATCGTCCGTTGCCATGGGACCTGGAAGGTTATAAAAAAAAGGTGTTCGGGTGCAGTTATCCAGGGATCATCTTCCCCAGTTCGGGTAACTCCGGCTGAAGGTGGAGATTCCCGTGAAACGGGTGCTACCGGAGTTCGATGCGGATTCGGTCGTAATCCCGGAGACCGTCGATGTCTGGTCCGAGAAGATCGAACTTCCCGCGGCCCCGATCACATACTGCCTCCCCTGAACGAAGTCAGAGGCAGATGGGGTGACACCCGTGACGAACGGTGATGTCCCGACCGTAATCGTCGGGGTCGGGGTCTGGACGATAGATGGTATCGGGGTGACTGAAGATGCAACACTGCCACTACCGGAGTTCTGCAGAGTGATCAGGTTGATAGCTCGGCCAACCCCCCCACTCCTCTCCAGTTCAGAGACGACATTATTTCCAGCGATGGCCGGGTTATGCTGTGCCGTGCCTGAAGAACTGATCCGGGACTCGGTCCCGTTGGTCAGGTCATACAGATAAATTCCGGAGAGGGTGTCCCGATGATCCTCCCAGACGATCCGATTGCTGTCGACTGCCGGCAGAATCTGGTCGGCCGGGTCTTTGGTCACCTGGAACTCGGTCTTTGTGGCGAGATCATAACCGTAAATATCCCAGTTTCCGTTCCGGTTGTCCTGCCAGACGACGGTGTTCCCTGATATCGCCGGATACTGCTGGTCTTTACCTGCGATGCAGATTGGGAACTCGGTCTTTGTCGCGATGTCAAAGCCATAGATATCCCAGTTCCCATTTCTGTTATCCTGCCAGACGATGGTGTTCCCTGATATCGCCGGATACTGCTGGTCCCCATCAGCGGTGCAGACTGAGAACCCGCCGCCGGTTGCGAGATCGTAGCCGTAGATATCCCAGTTTCCATTCCGGCTGTCCTGCCAGACGACGATATCCCCCGATATAGCCGGATTGGTCTGGTCAAACTCGTTGGAGCAGACGACAGATTCCGTCCCGGTCTTCAGATCATAGAGACGAATATCCCCGAATTGCCCCGTCCGCTGATCCTCCCAGACGATCCGATCCCCATCGACCGCCGGATACTCCTGAAAGGAGGGATCGGTGCTGACTGCCGTCTCCTGCTTTTGACTGAGCGTGTACTGGTAGATATCCGGGTTATTCATCCAGACGCCGTTTCGAAAGTCCTCCCAGACGACATGATCCCCGGATACGGCTGGATTACTCTGGTAACTGCTGATCTGAGGGCTGATCAGGGCTTCTGATGGTCCGGAACCGGAAGAATTTTCGGGGGCGATGGTTGCCACCCCGATCGCGGTTGTTCTCTGATTTGCCTCGAGGGTACTCCCTGCATCCACCATCAGCGGGAGACTGCAGAGGGCACAGAGGAGAATTATTATCGATATTCGCTTCATCATCATGACCTGTTCACTTCACTCGCCAGAGAAGAACCGATCCAGGGAAGGTTCCCCTAGAGCACTCCTCCGGAGAATCAGTATATGGTTCTACTCAGTCCCTCCCTGTTGAATAAGGTTCTGAACGCTGCAAAAAAAAGGGCTGAGAATAACTTAAAAACTCCCGGTAATTTTTTCAATCTCCCCTGAATACGTTTAAAACTGTCGCCGTCTCCTGTAACAAAGTGTCCCGGCGACCAGACAGACCCCGGTGCACCGGCCACAGAGATAGCACTCGCCTTCAGTTTGTCTTGTTCTGCTTCGTCGGGCTGGATGAAGCAAATGTTCACAGAATTCACGAGCTGAGCGGGGTCCCCTGCCCGTGGATGTAGTATGACGCACTCACCACACTGGCTGAGCAGGGTTCATTGAGACATGACAGGGGAGCCTGTCGATGTACCGTGCTGTCGACCCGGAGGTCGAGATCTCCTATCTGAAGTGGGACCTCGAGACAAATCTTTGAATCGCCAACCATCTCAGCCGTGGTCATCTCCCTCCAGCCAGGGAAGTCGCTCAAAAAACATGTCGCCCCTATCGACGTGCTCTTCTAGGTACTCGAAGAAACCGGTGTGGTTCGGTGACGAACGACAGGCCGTCGGTAAGGATGTAGCGGTGGAGAGTCCTGCAGGGATCGCACACCGCTGGATCAATGAGAGCGACGCCCTGTTCCGTGTTCTGGTCGTGAAGATGCTGACGATCGGGAAGGGAACAGACACGGGGCCGCTCTGACGTGGATTGAGATCGGTCGTTCCGACCTCCAATATCCCCCAGGGGCTAACCCGGGACCATCTCTTAGAGGCTCATAAAATCCAATGAGTTCCACGGTCACCTGCCTTATGCATGAAGACCCTCAAGCTGATTTCACTCTTTTTAAAATATGAGCAGGTGTCTTTCGCAGTAAAACCGATCCCACTCTGACAGTAGTTAGTCAACCATGCTCTGTTGCATAATCCTCCCATGACATCCACGCACTCCTATCCAGGTCTTGCCCGTTTATTGAGCCATTGACAGGAGGATATGATATCCCCTGAATTATTTTCGTGATCACGATTCATCAAGATCGTGGTGCTGGAAATCAGATGAGGCAAAAAAAGGGTTTTAAATCCACAGAGATGGGGGGAAGTCTTTGAGGTCCACCTCTCGATTATACGTTATTTTTTCATTGCATTCCAGGCAGGTCAGTGTTTTCTGGCCAAACGGGAAATGCATCTGAAAGAGGTCGCCCCCACAGATCGAGCAGCCCTTTGGGATGCACCGGTACCCCCTCTTCTGTCGATGTGAGGATCCATCCTTGTGTGTCTGTGTTCTGCCCCATAACTCCTTCAGCATCGCGCTCTTCGGGACGTGTTTGAGCACCTTTTCCCAATCGACTGACAGATTCCCCTCGTCTCCTTCAACGTGGGCGTACTTGACACAGACGCCGGTCTTCGTTCCGATCAATTTCACCAACAGTCCTGGATTATCCTGCTCTGTGCAGTCAGACTGTGCGATCACGATCTCGTCGTTCATCTTAACCCCTCTTTTGGTATCCTGTGTATATCCATACTTCACATAAATAAATTTGTTCGCGGGTTTGCCCAGGATATCACTGAAGAGGAGGACTGCAGCCGGCTCTCTGAGAGCCCTGCCACCGGGTCCGGCCCAGTGTAGGTGCTGGTCGGACCTGTCCCACCGTGTTGTATCGTGTCATCCAGGGAAAGTAACTGAGCCGTATCCAGAGGATTCCTCCGACATAGCCAGAACATATCTTCACATCTCTTCTGTTCATGGTGATGGAGAGGTGAATAGATATTGTAATAGCACGACTCCTTGAAAAAGGAGATGGGCTGGTTCTGGCCGGCCAACCATCCCAGACAAGGTGTTGAACAGGATGAAATCTCTGATGATTACGCGATTCAGATGCTAAGATTCAGGTGTTAATTTCAGTATGGCACTTGGTTCTCCAGTAACTCTAAAACCAGTCCCGGCTGCAGTGTCCTCAAAACACTGCAGTCGGAATCTGGACACTGTCCAGGTCCCCGTCAGGTCGGGCAGGACAGATCCCCCTCATCTTCCTGCAGACCCGACCGGGTGTGGGTGTGATATGTACCTGCAAGAGGTCCGGTGGTTCTGTTTGAGAGACCTTCAGACAGGGTATCACACTTACCTGTAGACAGCAGTGCCATAAATAATTCAAAGATACTGGTGGGTATAATCTTCTGATCAGTGGTCCATTTCCATAACCTGCAGGTCAAGGAGGAGACAGACCTGGTGTACAGATGAAGTGCCCGGGCCAGGTCAGAATGGCTGAAGGAGACGATCGCAGCGGAGGTGATCGGATGGCACAGGCGAGGACCTGCCCACTCAGAGATCCTTCTCCTTCAGCCGTTTCAGGATCTCCAGCGCCCGCTCCTCGGCCTCACGGGTGGCCGGCTCGTTCCGCTCGATCGTGATCTCAAGGATATCCCCTTCATCAAGGGGGGGCAGCAGAGCCCGTGGGATCACCAACTGTACCCGCTCGTCATCCCGGAGAAGGAGCACCGCCTGATCCTCCTCGAACCGGTCGACCGTCGCTTTCATACACCCATCACCTGCACCTGTAACATATCAGCACCTGTACCAGGTTGAAGACGCCGACTCTGATAAGGTCATCGGCCGAGGGTATGAGATTGCATCAGATCATTCCGACGTGACCGGAATCACATGCACCGCTGCTGCCTTGAACGTCGCATAGACCCCACTCCCCGGTTCAAGCAGCAGGTCCCGACAGCTCTCGCAGGTGAGGAGGGCCGTGAGCGGGAACCCCACATCCAGAACGACCCGGACCGTGCTCCCACAGGGAATAATCTCAGTAACAATCCCATAAAGGCAGTTGCGGGCGCTGGAGGCGAACGGCGCCCGTGAGAGGATCACGTCCTCGGCATGCAGGGTGGCCACCACCTCCCCGACGATATCAGAAGCGGCAGAGAACCCCGGACCCCGGGATGGTGTGATTCGGGCGAGTGTGCCGGCTCTGTCAGAATTCCCCCTGATGATGTTTCCGATCCCGAGAAACTCAGCCACGAACGTGTCCGCGGGATGCAGGAATACGTCCGGGGTCTCCCCCACCTGAACGATCCGCCCCTCCCGCATGATCGCCACCCTGTCGGCGAGCGCAAAGACATCGTCGAAATGATGGGTGATCTGGATGATGGTGGTCCCGGTGAGCCGCTGGATCCGGGAGAGTTCCCAGCGCATCCTCTCCCGTGTCCGGCCGTCGAGGGCGCTCAACGGTTCGTCGAGGAGGAGGAGCGCCGGCCTGAGCACCAGCGCCCGGGCCAGGGCGACCCGCTGCTGCTCTCCCCCGCTCAACGTGCCCGGGTACCGGCCGGCGAGGGGACGGATCTCCAGCAGGGAACACATATCTTCGACCCTCGTGTGCCGCTCGGCCGAAGGAATTTTTTTCTGGCGCAACCCGAACGCGATATTCTCCTCGACCGTCAGGTGGGGAAAGAGCATGTAGTCCTGGTAGACCATCCCGATATTCCTCAACCGCGGTTCTGTCCCGGTGATCTCCCGGCCGTCCAGGAAGATCCTCCCCGCATCCGGGGTGTGGATCCCGGCGATGGTCTCCAGGAGGACCGTCTTTCCTGCACCCGACGGACCGAGGATGACAAAATATTCGTCAGGCCGGATCTCAAAGGAGATCTCCTGTACCGAGAACTCGCCGAGCGTGACGGAGAGGGACTCGATGCGGAGGACCGGTCGTTCCCCGCTAATAGACATGCACCCCCCGGTCGACGAACTCCACCACACAGAGCGTGACGATCGAGATCAGAATCAGGATCGTGGCGGCCGCCACCGCCAGGTTCAGGTCCCCGGTCGAGATGTTGAGGTACAGGGCGATCGGCAGGGTCTCGGTCCTCATCGGCGTCGCCCCGGCCACCATCAGCACGGCCCCGAACTCCCCCATGGACTTCGACCACGTGATGACCGTGCCGGCGAGAAGACCGGAGCGGACCATCGGCAGGGTGACCTGGAGAAAGGCGCCGGCGTCGGTGCAGCCGAGGGTCTTTGCCACATATTCATAGCGGGGGTTCACGGCGGCGAAGGCTGACCGCAGGATCCGGATCATGTAGGGGATGTTCACGAAGACCTCGGCGACGATGATCCCGAGCGGAGTGAAGATCACCCCAAACCCGGCGTCCTCCAGCGCCCTGCCCCACGGGGTCGTGCCGAAAAAGAGGAGGAGGGCGATGCCGGCCACCAGCGGCGGGAGCGTCAGGGGAAGGGTCAGGGCCAGGGTCGCGATCCGTTTCCCCGGGAACTGATACCGGGCGAGTGCATACGCAGCCGGGATGGCGAACGCGGTGCAGATGACCGTCGAGATGACGCTGGTGCCGAGGCTGAGCAGGATCGCGAATCGGATCTCAGGACTCGCCAGGGATGCAGCGAGCGCCGGCAACGGGGAGTACAGAAAGAGGCCCAGGAGAATTGCGCTGATACCGAAAAAAATGAGATACGTGAGGGAGAGGAAGAGCCTTCGCATCAGGGATCATCCAGAGATTACCGGGACTGCTGACGGACCAGATCCTGCTGGGCGCGAATGCTCGTCTCGCGGATCCTCTCGATATGCTGCGCCGATACCCAGCCGGTGACGGCATCGGGGATACTGTCGAAGGCCGGCACATAGGGTTTGATGTCGAGGATCGGGGTGCCTTCGAGAAGGTCGAGACCCGTGACACGGAGGGTTCCGTCATCGACCCCGGTGAGGGCGACGTAGGAGATCCCGATCGGATTAGGGCGATTGAAATGGCGTGATGCGAAGATGCCGTGGTAGACCACCCCGTCCGATAAGGGCTTCTCAAGCAGGGCACATCGCTCTGCGCAGTTAAAATGGGAGAGGAGGATCAGGTGGGAGAACCCCTCGATACTGTTGAGCCCTTCCTGGAACTCAGGAAAGACCTCGATGGTCCCCTCTGCCTGTGAGAAGGTGCTCTGGAACGGGGGAGCTCCTGCGGTCTGAAACGGTGAATGGGCGATGCCGATGGGTGTGAACTCTGTCATGGTGAACCTCTTTTTTCCTTATGGCTTGACGTTTGCGTATACCGGGTCCGGGTAGGTGGGGAACCCGTCCTTCGCAAAGATGGCCTTTCCTTCATCCGACGCCACGAAGTCCACGAACTTCTGGGCACTCGCCTGGTTCTTCGTAAAGGTCGTCACCCCGATCGGCACGACCAGCACCTCGTTATCACTGACCGGGATCGAGATGGCATCCATCGTCTCAGGGTTGATCTGGTCGAGGGTGAGGAGGGCTGCATCCGCCTGGCCGGTGTTCATGATCACGGTCAGCTCGTTGATGGTCGGTGTGCGGGTGACGACATTCTTCTCGACGGCCTGGGTGATGTTGAACTTTGTGAACATTTTATCACCAGCCTTACCGATGGCCGTGGCATTGACATCACCGAGCGCGATCTTCAGGCCGGGCTTTGCGAAATCCTTGATGGTGGTGATGTTCTTCGGATTTCCCTTCTGCACAGCGATCACCGGGACATGATAGCCGATCAGCTGGGATGTATTGACCAGACTCTGGTTCTTTGCGGTGCTGAATTCGACCGTCGACCCGGGGATGAAGACGTCACCTATGTGTGTCAGGTTCATCTGGGAGACGAGTGTACCGCCACCGCCATAGGTGTACTGGACGTCGATTCCGTACTTCTGGGTGAACACCGTTCCGATCTCGTCCATCGGGGTTTTGAGTCCCGCGCCGGCGTACACGAG is part of the Methanosphaerula palustris E1-9c genome and encodes:
- the tsaA gene encoding tRNA (N6-threonylcarbamoyladenosine(37)-N6)-methyltransferase TrmO, giving the protein MTEFTPIGIAHSPFQTAGAPPFQSTFSQAEGTIEVFPEFQEGLNSIEGFSHLILLSHFNCAERCALLEKPLSDGVVYHGIFASRHFNRPNPIGISYVALTGVDDGTLRVTGLDLLEGTPILDIKPYVPAFDSIPDAVTGWVSAQHIERIRETSIRAQQDLVRQQSR
- the modA gene encoding molybdate ABC transporter substrate-binding protein, whose protein sequence is MKNKLLGFMILFLIAGSLLIAGCTSTLSGSTPNSTVAINNTTGASQGSLLVYAGAGLKTPMDEIGTVFTQKYGIDVQYTYGGGGTLVSQMNLTHIGDVFIPGSTVEFSTAKNQSLVNTSQLIGYHVPVIAVQKGNPKNITTIKDFAKPGLKIALGDVNATAIGKAGDKMFTKFNITQAVEKNVVTRTPTINELTVIMNTGQADAALLTLDQINPETMDAISIPVSDNEVLVVPIGVTTFTKNQASAQKFVDFVASDEGKAIFAKDGFPTYPDPVYANVKP
- a CDS encoding ABC transporter permease; translation: MRRLFLSLTYLIFFGISAILLGLFLYSPLPALAASLASPEIRFAILLSLGTSVISTVICTAFAIPAAYALARYQFPGKRIATLALTLPLTLPPLVAGIALLLFFGTTPWGRALEDAGFGVIFTPLGIIVAEVFVNIPYMIRILRSAFAAVNPRYEYVAKTLGCTDAGAFLQVTLPMVRSGLLAGTVITWSKSMGEFGAVLMVAGATPMRTETLPIALYLNISTGDLNLAVAAATILILISIVTLCVVEFVDRGVHVY